The window ACGGCCGTCAGCGCCCCGGCCGCCGGCCAGCCGGTGCGCGCGGGAAGGACGATGAGCACCGAGGCGGCCGCGAACCCCACCAGCTGGGGGTACGGGCCGTCCGGTGCGGCCAGCACGACCAGGACCAGGGCGAGTTGGAGGCCCAGCGTCCATGCGGCGTACGGGGGACGCACGCCCGGCGGGCGGGGCAGGGAGTGGTAGGCCTGAAGCCCGACCACCGCCACCAGCACGGCCGCGTACCCGGCGATCCGCCCGCCGGGCACCCCGTCACCGAGCAGGAAGGCCATGCCCACGATCAGGTACTCCAGGTGGGTGGCGACCACGATGGGCCACGCCGGCCCGGGCGTCATGGCACGGGCGGTGACGTCCGCCCCGTCGTCCGCCTCCGCCTCCGACTCCGCCGACTGCACGGTCGGCGCGGCGCGCACGCGCTCCGAAGCCGCCCGCGCGACCACCACCATGTCCCGCGCCGCCCGCGTGCCCTGCCCGGCGAGCCGGGCGATCTCCGCCAGGGCCGCTCCCAGCACCGCGTCCAGGTCCCGCCCGGCGCGTTCCCGCTCGGCCGTGACCCGGGCCTGCCCCAACGCGCCGAGAGTGGCGCGCAGTTCGGCGTAGAGATCGGTGAGCCTGGTCAGCGCGTAGATGATCAGCCCGTGGGCAAGGGCGTTGCCCATGCCGTTCAGGACGGAATGGACACTGCCGTCACCGGGTGCGAGCGGCCCGGCGGCCAGCACGATGACGCCGAACAGGGCCCACCGCAGGCGCCGTTCGACGACCAGCAGCACGGAGGCGCCGAGGAAGCCGGGCAGGCCCGACCAGGGCGCGAGCAGGAACTGGGCCGCCAGGGTCCAGGCACCGCGCAGCCGCCGCGTCGACGGCAGGCAGGTGGCCAGCTGGAGCAGCACCATCGGTACCGCCGCGGGGCGCGGCAGGACGACAGCCGGCTCGAAGGAGAATCCGAGAACGACGACGAGGAGGATCACCGAGAGGACCGCCGGCGCGGGACCGGCATCGTCCACGCTGCTCGGCCCGGCGTTCTCGGGCCCGGTGCCCCCGGGCCCGGATCCGATGACCCTCCTGCGCCGAAATGCCCTGCCCCACCCGTTCATGAGGTCACGTTAGACGCCCGTGCGCGGCACCCGGCCCACCCATGTGAAATACACATCGGTCGGTGTACCTCGCACTGCCGCCGGCCCGGCCCGGGACGGGATCGTCGTCCCATGCGTACGACGTCGATACGGACCCTCACCACCCTGGCCGCCACGATCACGATCACCTCCGCCGCGCTGCTCGCCGTCGCGGCGCCCGCACCCGCGGCCACAGCCCCCCGTCCCGACGCCCTCAGCTCCTCCCACTCCCTCGGCTCCCTCGTCGACACCGCCGTCGCCGGGTACCTGGAGGACGACCGCATCCCCGGCGCGGCCGTCACGGTCGTGGCCGGCGGCCGCACCGTCCTGGCCAAGGGCTACGGAGTCGCCGACGTCCGCACCCGCACCCCGGTCGACCCGGAGCGCACCACCTTCTTCCTCGGCTCGCTCGCCAAACTGTTCACGGCGCAGGCCGCCTCCCGGCTCGTCGCCGGGGGTGAAGTCGACCCGAAGGCCGACGTCAACGACTACCTCCGCGCGGTCACCGTCCCGGACACCTACCCCGGCCGCCCCGTCACCCTGGACCGGCTCCTCACGCACACCGCGGGCTTCGACAGCGACCTCATCGGCCGCAACCGGGCCACCGCGAACGACGTCGAACCGCTCGCCGAAAGCCTCGTGACGCGCCGGCCACCCCGGGTCCGCGCACCGGGCACGATCGCCGCCTACGACAACTACGGCTACGCGCTCGCGGGCCAGCTCGTCGCCGACGTCTCCGGCCGTTCCTTTCCCGAGTACGTCGACGAGCACATCCTCCAGCCCCTGGGCATGACCCGTTCCACCTTCGCCCAGCCGCAGCCCGCCCCGATCGCAGCCGGCCTCGCCCGCGGCTACCGCCCCGGCGGCGCGTCCGGCTGGACCCAGGACAAGGGCCAGTACGGTGCCTGGAGCCCCGCCGGGCCCGGCGCCGTCAGCACCGCCGCCGACATGGGCCGCTGGATGAGCGCACAGCTCACCGACGACACCCCGGCGAACCGCCTCATGCAGCAGGTGCACCACCGGCAGGATCCCCGTATGCCCGGACTCGGCTACGGCTTCGAGGAGTGGCGGCGCGGCGGGCGGACCGGCTGGTTCAAGGACGGCGACCTCCCCGGATTCCACGCCGGGTTGCTGCTCGTCCCCGGCCACGACGTGGGCGTGTTCGTCGTCTTCAACGGCGACGGCACCGACGGCCGCGCCCCGTGGGACGGCAGGGACCTCATCGACCGGATCGTCGACGCCCTCCTCCCGGCGGGGGCAGCCGCGTCGGCCGCCCCGAGCCCCCCGAGCACCGTAGGCGCCCCCGCCCTCGACTCCTTCACCGGCAGCTACCGCGCCGCCCGGGTCAGCCGCAGCAGTCTCATGGCGATCGAAGGCCTGGTCGCGGGAGTCACGGTCGAGAAGGACGGCGAGAACGGACTGCGCACCACCGGCCTCTCCCTCGACCCCGGCCGGCCCGAACAGGTCTGGCTGGCCCTCGGTGACGGCCTGTTCCAGGAGCGCGGCGGAACCGGTGCGACGCTCGCCTTCCCCGGGGACGGGCTGCTCGTATCGTCCTCGATGCCGTCCACGGCATACGAGAAGCTGCCGTGGCACCGGTCTCCGGCCCTGCACCTGGGGCTGCTCGCGAGCGGCATCGGGGTGCTGGTACTCGCCGCGCTCGTCCTTCCCGCGACCGCCCTGGTACGGCGGATGCGGGGGAGTGCCCCGCACCCGCCCGCGGCACGGGCCGCGCGGGCGGCGGCCGCTCTGACCGGGTTGATCGCCGCCGCGTTCACGGTCGTGCTCGCGGCGGTCGTCTCGGACGGCAACGCGATGATGGAAAGCGTGCCCCTGGGCTCGCCGCTGCTGTCCACCGCGACGACGCTGGCCACGGCGCTCGTGCCCTGCGCCCTGGTGGTGCTGGCGGGTGCGGTCGCGGCCTGGCTCCGCGGCTGGTGGAACGTCACCGGCCGCATCCTGTTCACCCTCACGGCGGCGGGCGCGACCGCCACGGCGAGCCTGCTGCTCCAGTACCACCTGGTGGCCGGCCCGTTCGCCTGAACCTTCTCAAACCCCCATGAGGCACACGGTCGTCCGCGGCCGCGGAAAGCAGAGGAGCAGATCATGAACAAGTGGACCAGGCGCGGTCTCATGACCGCCGGCGCGGCGGCCGGAGCCGCCGCGCTCATCGGCGCCGGACCGCCGTCCCGGCGGCCGGAGCCGCTCGACATCGTCACCGGCCTGGACGGGTTCGGCGCACCGTCGACCGCGGCCGCCGGAGCGGTGACCTTCCGGTTACGGACGACCAGCACGCAGACCGGCATCGTCGGCATCGCCCGGCTCCGTCCCGGCATCGGCGAGGCCACCTTCCGCAGGCACTTGCGCGACGTATTCGAGAAGGAGACCCCGCGGGACGTCATCCGGGCGTCCAAGGACCTGATGGCCGCCGCCGAGCTGCTCGGCGGCGCCATGGCGGTGCCCGGCTCGCAGCCGGCCTTCACCGTCCGGCTGCGCCCCGGCCGCCACCTCGTCCTGGAGTACAAGGACTTCGAGGGGCCGCACGTCGGACGCGACCCGCTCCCCGGCGAGGAGTACGTCCGCCCGCTCCTCGTCCGGGCCACCGGCGACGCCGGAGCCGCGTGCACACCCCCGTCCGCCACCGTCACGGCCGTCGACACCGCGGAAGGCCCGCGCTTCGTCCTGGAGGGCGGCATCCGCCGCGGGCGGCCCGTGCGGTACGTCAACGCGATGCGGGGACAGGCCGACGAGCTCGCGGTGTACCCGCTCGAGGACGACTCCGTCACCGAGGCGGACATCCAGGCGTTCTTCCTGGACACCGGAACGCCCGCGCCCTTCGACCTGCGCGCGCAGCTGGGTACGCCGCCGCTCTCCCCGGGGCGGAGCGCGGTCGTCGAGATGCCCCTCGACCGGGGCCGGTACGCCCTCACCAGCTGGGTCGCGGGGATGAAGGACGCGCAGCACCTGTCCGCCCACGGCCAGGTCCTCATCGTCACGGTCCCGTGACCCGGTCCGGGGTGAACGGGCGCCCGGCCCGACCGGGCGCGGGGCGACGCCGGACGGTCAGGTCCGCTTCAGCAGGCTGGCGTAGGCCCGCTCCATGCCCTGCGCATGTCCGGCGCCCAGCTCGACGTAGACGTGCCCACTGGCCGTGCACGCCTCGCGCAGGGCTGCGCTCCGGTCCCTGACCCACGCCGCGATCTCGCGGTAGGTGGCGTCATCGGCTCCTTCGAGCCAGTCCGGGGTGCCACGCAGCTGTTCGGGGGTCAGCTGCGTGTTACCGAGGAAGACGGAGGCCAGCGGTATTCCGAGACCGCCGGCCTCCGTTGCCGCCGCCGGTGTGACGATGTCGCCCTCGACCACATAGCCGTCCTCGGGATCGGTGGCGTCGAGGGCCTCGGCGGCCGCCCGGACGAACTCGACGAGGAACGGCTGGGCCAGCTCTGCCTTGTCCGCATGCGTACCGTGCCGCACGCCGTGCTCGGGGGCGGCGCGCTGGAGCATCGACACCAGGGCGTCGGTCGGGCATCCGGGGAGGCCTGCCCTCTCCAGCAGCATCCACGCGAGGGTGCTCTTGCCCACCCGGGGCGGCCCTCCGATCAGATAGATCACACGAAGAACGTACCCCGGGCGCCGGCTTGGGCGACCCGCCCTGGCCGGTTCCCGGTCACCGCCTCCGGTCGGCACCCGGCCGCCGGGAGCGCCCGCGGCCGTCCGAAGTGCCCGGAGCCGTCAGCCCGAGACGGCCTTGGACCAGTTGCGGTTGACGGTCTCCCGCGCCTTCTCCCGCTCCGCCTCCGTCGGAAACGTCGGCGTGCCCTCGACCGTCGGCAGATTCTCCGCGGCGGCCTCGTCGAGGGTGCCGTCCTCCTTCATGGCCTCCATGAGGACAGGACGTGCGTAGGCGCCGAGCCGCAGGTTCTGGCCCTCCGGGCTGAAGACGTACTCCTGCCACAGGCGGGCCGCCGCGGGGTGCGGGGCGTCCTTGTTCACGCCGTTCGCGTAGTACTCGGCGAAGCTTCCGTCGAAGGGGATGGCGGTGCGCCAGTCGACGTCCAGGCCCTTCTCCCGGAACTGGTCGGCGTACCCGAGGTTGAGGAAGTCCCAGTCGATGCTGATCGGAGTCTGGCCCTTCGCGATCGTGTCCGGCGAGGATTCGACCGGGATGAAGTTGCCGCTCTTCTTCAGCTCGGCGAAGAAGTCGATACCGGGCTGGATGTTGTCGAAGGACCCCCCGTTCGCCAGGGCCGCCGCGTACACGCCGGCGAAGGCGGAGCCGGACTTGGTCGGGTCGCCGTTGAGCGAGACCTGGCCCTTGTACTCGGGCTTGCGCAGATCGGCGAAGGTCGAGGGGCAGGTCTTCACGCGCGTGGCGTCACAGCCGATCGAGACGTAGCCGCCGTAGTTGTTGTACCAGCGGGCGCGCCTGTCCTTCTGCTCCTCGGGGATCCGGTCGAAATCCGCGACCTCGTACGGAGCGAGCAGGCCCTGCCGGGCCGCCGACTGCGCGAACGAGCCGCCCACGTCGATCACGTCGGGGGCGCGGCCGTCGCGCCTGTGCTCCTTCAGGGCGTTGATCTCGTCCTGGCTGGTTCCCTCCGGGTTCTCCACCGAGACCTTGATCCCGTACTTCTTCTCGAAGCCGTCGATCAGTGCGCCGTAATTCGCCCAGTCCCGCGGGAGCGCGATCGTGTTGAGCGTGCCCTCCTTCTTGGCCGCCGCGGTCAGCGCCGCCATACCGCCGGCGTCCGCGGCGGAGGTGGCCTCCGCGGGCGCCCTGGGCGGGGCGACGGGCTTCTCTCCGCACGCGCCGAGGGGCGCCGCCGCGAGGGCCAGGAAGGCGGCGACGAAGGCTGTCCGGAGACGGGGTGCGGGCACAAAGACTCCATAACGGGCGGTCGCGTACCGTTCGAGGCCAGGGTACGTTCGGCAGCCTCGGCGGCGCAGTCCCGCACGGTGGTGTCCGCCGTCTTCCCTGCGGCTGCCGTAGCGGCGCCCGCTCAGAGCCCCTCGTCGTCCCACCCGGCCAGGAGCGCCTCCCCGAGATCCATGGAGGCCGGCTCGTCCCCGGCGTGCAGTGCCTGCTCGCTCCAGATGATCTTGCCGCGGGCGGTGTAGCGGGTGCCCCAGCGCTCGGCGAACTGGGCGACGAGGAACAGGCCGCGGCCGCCCTCGTCGGTGTCCGCGGCCCGGCGCAGGTGCGGGGAGGTGCTGGATCCGTCGGAGACCTCGCAGACCAGGCAGCGGTCGTACAGCAGCCTCACCCGGATGGGCTCGGTGCCGTAGCGGATGGCGTTGGTCATCAGCTCGCTGAGGATGAGTTCCGTGGTGAACGAGATGTCCTCCAGGCCCCACTCCGCCAGCCGGCGGGCGCAGGCGTTGCGCACGGGGGACACCGCCGCGGGGTCGGGGGCCACGTCCCACTCGGCGATCCGGGCCGGGTCCAGCAGGCGGGTGCGGGCCACCAGCAGCGCGACGTCGTCGCTGGGCCTGGTGGGCAGCATCGCGTCGATCACCGCGGTGCAGGTCTCCTCCGGGGTGCGGGCGGGCCCGGACAGGGCGGCGCGCAGCGCTGCCATTCCGGCGTCCGGATCATGGTTGCGGCTCTCGATCAGCCCGTCGGTGAAGAGCGCCAGCCGGGAGCCCTCGGGAAGGGTGAGCGTCATGGTGTCCATCGGCAGGCCCGCGCCCAGGCCCAGCGGCGGGGAGACCGGCACGTCGGGGAAGGACACGGTCCCGTCGGGGTCGATCAGGGCGGGGCCCGGGTGGCCGGCGGTGGCGGCGGTCACCTGCCCCGAGACGGGATCGTAGATGGCGCACAGGCAGGTGGCTCCGGTGATCCCCTGCCACTCCTGCTCGTCGGCGTCGATGTGGGTGACCAGCTCGTCCAGGTGGCTCAGGAGCTCGTCCGGCGGCAGGTCGAGCGTGGAGAAGTTGTACACGGCGGTGCGCAGCCGGCCCATGGTGGCGGCCGCGTAGAGACCGTGGCCGACGACGTCGCCGACCACCAGGGCCACCCGGGTGCCGGGCAGCGGGATGACGTCGAACCAGTCACCGCCCACCCCGGCCCGGGCGGCCAGGTAGCGGTGCGCGACCTCGACGGCGGACTGTTCCGGTACCCCCCGGGGCAGCAGGCTGCGCTGCAGGGTCACGGCCATGTTGTGCTCGCGGGTGTAACGGCGGGCGTTGTCGACGGACAGGGCCGCCCGGGCGGTCAGCTCCTCGACGAAGGACACGTCCTCCTCGTCGAACGGCGGGGAGTCCTGCCCCCGCCAGTAGCCGGCCATGCCCAGCACCACGCCCCGGGCCCGCAGGGGGACCACGATCAGGGAGTGGATGCCGCGGTCCAGGATCTGCAGGGCGTTGGCCTGGTGCTGGGCCCGCCAGCGGTGGGTGACGCGCAGGTCCGCCTCCAGGACCGCCCGGCCGCCGGCCAGCCCGGCGGCCATGGGGCCGCTGGGACCGAACCGGATCAGCTGGCCGACGGGGGAGAGCGGGTGGTCGCCGTCCAGGCCGACGACGGCGGTGCGGCGCATCTCGGTGATCGCTTCGGGCGGCTCCTCGCCGCGCAGCACCGGGTCCAGCAGGTCGACGGTGACCACGTCCGCGAACCGCGGGACGGCCACCTCCGCCAGTTCCTCCGCGGTGCGCTCCACGTGCAGCGTCGTGCCCACCTGCACCCCCGCGTCGTACAGCAGCTTCAGCCGCTCGCGGGCCACCTCGGCCCGTCCGGCGAGTGCCCGCAGCTCGGTGGTGTCCCGCAGCGTGACGACGGTCCCGGCCTTCCCGTAGGGGGCGGTGGGCCGGATGTTCACCGCCAGCAGCCGGTCGGCCGCCATGTGCAGCTCGTCGCTCGCGGAACGGCCCGACGTGATCGGATCGGCGATCCCCTCCTCCAGGCCCAGGTCGGCCACGGGCAGCCCTTCCGCGTCCGCCGGCAGGTCCAGCAGCCGCCGGGCCTCGTCATTGGCCAGCAGCAGCCGTCCGCCGCCGCCGACGATCAGTACGCCCTCCCGTACGGCGTGCAGCACCGCGTCGTGGTGCTCGTACATGCTCGTCATCTCGGCCGGTCCCAGTCCATGGGTCCGGCGCAGCAGCCGGCGGCTCACCAGAGCCGTCCCGCCCGCGGACAGGGCGAGCACCGCGGCCGCGGTGCCGAGCACGACCGGCAGCTGTCCGTTCACCATGCTCTGGACGTTCTGGACCGTGACGGGGGAGGAGACCACGGCGATGACCTTGCCGTCGTCGTCCTTGACGGGGACCACCGAGACCACGGACTGACCCAGGGACCCGGCGAACGTCTCGGTGAAGGACGTGCCGGCCGCCGCCTTGGAGAAGGGGCCGACGACGCGTTTGCCGATCTGCCGCAGGTCGCTGTGGGCGAGGGTGACCCCGTCGAGCGTGTACACGTTGATGCCGTCGACCCCGGCGATCTTCGCGGCCGCCTGGGCGCTCGGCTGGAGCACCGCGCTGGGGTGGGCACTGCGCACGGCGGCGACGATCCCCGGAGACTCCGCGAACGTTCCGGCGGCGGCGAGGGTACGGTGCCGGGCGTCCAGCATGGCGGAGCTCCGGGCCTGCACCACCAGCGCCACGACGGCGGCGGCGACGAGAAGGACCACGACGGCCAGCTGGAGGAGGAACACCTCGCCGGCCACGCTCCGCGCGCTCAGGAGCGAGGTCAGACGCTGCGGCGGCCGTGCCTTTCCCCCGGAGCGCCTGGAGGACCCGGCGGGCCCGCCCGGCTCGGCGGGCTTGGGGGTGCCCGGGGGCCGGGCGCCCTCCTGCTGCTCCTGGGGGTGTCCTGAGCGGGGGCGTCGGGGGGGAGGGGAAGAGCTCGTGGTCGAGCCGAGCAGCCGACGCCGGAAATGTCCAAGGACATTGCTCATACTTCAGTTTCCAACCTCTGCGGGCGGTCGGCAGCGGGGAGCGACGCCCGCCGGGCGAACGGCGATCCGGCGCCGTCGCTGACCTGGGAAGTGCGGGCGGAGCGGTCCCGGACGGCGGGGGGTTCCCGGCGGTGTCCCGCCGCAGCTGCGCGGGCGCGTCGCGCAGTGCGGTGGGGATCCGGGCCGGCGTGGCGGACGCGGCCCGAGTGGCTTGCGGATGCACCCCGTTTTCGGCCAGCCATGTGACCGAAAAAGGGGCTTCATTCTCGCGGCGCAGGAAGGTGTCTTCTGAATCCAAGGAGCCCGTGCCTGCGGGCTTGATGTTCGAAGGGGTGCGGTCCGGCGCGCCATTGAATCGAGACCTGGATGGGAGGCGTCTCACGCCTCGGCATTCCAAGTTGAGTCCTGCCGTCTTGAATAATGCTGTGTTAACGTCGGAATTGTTGATCACCGCGGGCCCTAAAGCCCAGGGATCACATCAAGGGATGTCGCCGTCATCAACCCTGACCGCTTCCCGGTTTCCCACTCGGTCCGCCATCTCCGGAATCGAGTGTTCCGCCTATACCGCCCCTCTGTGCTCATGCATGGAGGGTGAAGAGTTGTGCGATGAGCTGCGTCACCACCTTTCTGTGTGGAGAGCGGCGTTCGGGGGAATTTAGTTGAACATTGGATGGGTAGGATGCTGAATCCGTTGGTCCAGGCTCTTCTGAGCCGATGCGACGATCCGGAGGACCGGGGGGTTCTCACGGATTGCGCTTCCGGTCGTACGGTATCGGCGCAGCAGTTCTGGAATGATTCTCAGCAGGTGGCCCGGCTGCTTGCGCAGCACGGTGTGGTCCGGGGGGACCACGTGGCCGTCACCATGCCGGCGGGCGAGGTCTTCGCGCACATCATCTACGCATGTTTCGTCATCGGGGCCGTTCCTGCATTTGTCGATGCGGGAACGAGCAAGGAGATCCTCACCAAGTGCATCGAGGAACTGGAGCCGAAACTCTGGGTGAGTGCGAGTCCGGTTCCCGGTCAGGAAACGCGGTATCCGGAACACTTCGACGTCCGTCAGCAGCCGCCCTCTGCGGCCGAGGCCGTCCAGCCCGTTGAGGTATCCGGTGATGACGCCGCGCTCCTGCTCTACACGAGCGGCACCACGGGCCTCCCCAAGGGCGTGCCGTGGACCTGCGCGCACCTCGCCTCGTACGTACGGATTCAGCGCGACTCGTACGAACCGTTCGGCGTGAAGTCGGAGTTCGCCTTCTTCGCGCACCTCGGGATCAAGGCGATCGCCATGGGCCGCCGCGCTGTCATACCCGCGCTGGACGAGACGCAGCCGGCCCTGTTGTCCCTTCCGGATGCCGTCCGGCAGATGGCCGCCCACGGATGCGACTACGTCTTCGCGTCGCCGGTCTTCTGGCAGCGCCTTTCGGACGCGTGCCTGGGCGGGACGGTCGAGGCGCCGCCGGTGAAGGTGGCCGCCACTGCGGGGGCGGCGGTCAATCCCGGGATGCTGGCCACGCTCGCCGAGGTCATGCCGGGCACCCGCATCTACGTGCCCTACGCCAGCACCGAAGCGCTCATGCCCATCACGCTGATCGAGGCGGGGACGATGGCTGCGCTGAGCGAGACGGGCACGCGGCTCGGCCACGGCGTCCCGCTGGGGCGGGCGGCGGAGGACACCCGCGTCGCGGTCATCGACCCCCGTGCCTCCGAGCTGCGCGAGATCACCGACGCCGACCTCCTGGGGCCGGGACAGATCGGTGAGCTGATCGTCAGCGGTCCCAGGGTCACCACCGAGTACTTCAAGCGCCCCGAGCTGACCGACTACGCCAAGTTGCGGCACACCGGTGACGGGTCCCTCTGGCACCGCATGGGCGATGTGGGGTACCTCGACGCGGAGGCCATGGTGTGGTTCATGTGCCGCAAGAAGCACGTCGTCGACACCGCGGTCGGGCGCGTCTATCCCGATCAGCAGGAACAGGTCTACAACCACCACCTGGGCATATACGACTCCGCGGTGGTGGCGGCTCCGGGCGCGGACCGGGTCCGGCTGGTCCTCTCGGACGTGTTCCGGGGGCGGGTTTCACCCCAGGACGTTCAGGCCGTGGCCGAGCAATTCAATCTCCCCGTGCCCCGACTCGTCTTCTACCCGGGCCGGCTTCCTTCGGACAGGCGTCACAACAGCAAGATCGACCGCGAGGCGATCCTGGACTGGTGTCTGCATCGGAAAACTAACTGAGAGGCGCACGTGAGATTCGCCGAGTTGATGGATTTTTACCTTGAGGCATGTTCGGACCGGAAGCAGGTGACCGATCACCTCGAAGACCTGCTCTCCAGCTTCCCGGAAAAGTCGATCATCGACTGCTCCGTAGGTACGGGGTTCATCACGCTGGACCTGATCAGCCAGGGATACGGCATCGTATGCACCGACGGCAGTGCGGGAATGCTGGAACAGTTCGAGCGGAACGCGGCGGAACTGGGGCTCGAAGCCAACCCCGTTCTCCTCGACTGGGCCGATCTGTCGGGCACCTTCCCCGACATGTTCGACCTGCTGATCTGCCGCGGCAATTCGCTGGTGTACGCGAACGTGTGGGACGACAACACCGCGGCGGCCGGCGCGAGCTCGATCGCCGGCCATCTCAAGAGCATGTACGGAGCCCTCAAGCCGGGTGGATTCATCTACGTCGACATCCCCGCCGCGCCGAGCGAGGAGCGTTCCTCCGGACGCATCTCCCACGTTCCCTGCGAGATACGGGGCAGGCAGGTGACGGTGACCGAATCGATCGCGGACATTCCTGAATCAGAAATCCGGCGGTGGGACGTGCGCATGGAGATCGATGACGAGGTCTTCGAGTTCACGCGGCACTCCCACATGTACGGCGAGAGCCGCCTTCGGGAGGCCCTGGAGCAGGCCGGATTCGTCGAGATAATGCCCCTGGAGGGCAACACGCTGCGTGAGCACTACCAGGTGTTCACCGCCAGGAAGCCGCTCGGCAACGTGATGCAGAGGTTTGCCCAGCCCGCAGGCGCTTCGTCGGCCCGTTTCTGACAACGGCGGGTCCGGGCCCGGCCGCTCGGGGGTGTGGCGAATCCCGTCACGCTGTCGAGAAGGCGCGACGCGGCAGGAACGAGCCGGCCCGGGCGGCCGGTCCGCGGACCTCACGTTCTCCGGCGCTCGTCGCGGCGGTCCGGGCGGTCCCGGCCCGAGGGCGAGCGGGCCGGCGCTCCGGGAGCCGAAGCCCTGTCCGTACTCGCCGTCCCCGGCGGCCGTACCCGCGTGATGCGACCGGGCGGCGAGGTGCCGTCCCGGGCCGCGCGGGCCCCACGGGCGAGCCGGGCCGCGGCCCCTGGGCGCCGGGTGGCGGCAGCAGCGGCCCGAGAGCCACGGCGGCGCCGGCCCGCCCGGGCCGCACCCGCCCTCCGAGCACCGGGCCCGCCCGGACCGGCCGCCCGCATCCCCGCCCTCACGTGCCCGGACGGCACCGCGCTTCCCGGGGCCTGCACCGAGGACGCCCCGGTCCTGGCGGAAGCCCTGCGCGTGCCTTCCCCGGCCTCACCATCCACAGCATCAGGAGTGTCATGTCCCGTCGTCTGTTCACCTCGGAGTCCGTCACCGAGGGCCATCCCGACAAGATCGCTGACCAGATCAGCGACACGGTCCTCGACGCGCTCCTCAGCGAGGACCCGACCTCGCGCGTCGCCGTCGAGACCCTCATCACCACGGGTCTCGTGCACATCGCGGGAGAGGTGACGACGAAGGCCTACGCGCCGATCGCGCAGCTCGTCCGGGAGAAGATCCTCGAAATCGGCTACGACTCCTCCAGGAAGGGCTTCGACGGCGCCTCGTGCGGCGTGTCGGTGTCCATCGGTGC is drawn from Streptomyces sp. NBC_01232 and contains these coding sequences:
- a CDS encoding AMP-binding protein codes for the protein MLNPLVQALLSRCDDPEDRGVLTDCASGRTVSAQQFWNDSQQVARLLAQHGVVRGDHVAVTMPAGEVFAHIIYACFVIGAVPAFVDAGTSKEILTKCIEELEPKLWVSASPVPGQETRYPEHFDVRQQPPSAAEAVQPVEVSGDDAALLLYTSGTTGLPKGVPWTCAHLASYVRIQRDSYEPFGVKSEFAFFAHLGIKAIAMGRRAVIPALDETQPALLSLPDAVRQMAAHGCDYVFASPVFWQRLSDACLGGTVEAPPVKVAATAGAAVNPGMLATLAEVMPGTRIYVPYASTEALMPITLIEAGTMAALSETGTRLGHGVPLGRAAEDTRVAVIDPRASELREITDADLLGPGQIGELIVSGPRVTTEYFKRPELTDYAKLRHTGDGSLWHRMGDVGYLDAEAMVWFMCRKKHVVDTAVGRVYPDQQEQVYNHHLGIYDSAVVAAPGADRVRLVLSDVFRGRVSPQDVQAVAEQFNLPVPRLVFYPGRLPSDRRHNSKIDREAILDWCLHRKTN
- a CDS encoding class I SAM-dependent methyltransferase, which codes for MRFAELMDFYLEACSDRKQVTDHLEDLLSSFPEKSIIDCSVGTGFITLDLISQGYGIVCTDGSAGMLEQFERNAAELGLEANPVLLDWADLSGTFPDMFDLLICRGNSLVYANVWDDNTAAAGASSIAGHLKSMYGALKPGGFIYVDIPAAPSEERSSGRISHVPCEIRGRQVTVTESIADIPESEIRRWDVRMEIDDEVFEFTRHSHMYGESRLREALEQAGFVEIMPLEGNTLREHYQVFTARKPLGNVMQRFAQPAGASSARF